A window of the Butyricimonas faecalis genome harbors these coding sequences:
- a CDS encoding radical SAM protein, with protein MRELYIKNLCIEITRRCNMRCTHCMRGDAESVDIPLKHISNLLRHVRHIHHFNITGGEPSLNVRAIRHILGRVRAYGITVNDFYIVTNGAATSRSGEFIAACAALYEYQEEKEQDSGHMLEMSDDRFHDPAEHAATLAALSPYPFFGVRGQAERIFLFREGRSTEGFPNPVHGIYLTEENYVYGDLCLNAEGMVLSNGDLSYARQREHALCPCGKLMQYLRMTLKKRQKERLYE; from the coding sequence ATGAGAGAACTATATATCAAGAATCTCTGCATCGAGATTACCCGACGTTGCAACATGCGCTGTACCCATTGCATGCGGGGAGATGCCGAATCCGTGGATATCCCTTTGAAACATATAAGCAACCTGCTGCGGCATGTCAGGCATATCCACCATTTCAACATCACGGGCGGCGAGCCGTCGCTTAACGTCCGGGCTATCCGTCATATACTCGGACGGGTACGTGCATACGGCATTACAGTCAATGATTTCTATATCGTGACCAACGGAGCGGCTACCTCCCGTTCCGGGGAATTCATAGCAGCCTGCGCCGCGCTGTACGAGTATCAGGAGGAAAAGGAGCAGGACTCCGGCCACATGCTCGAAATGAGCGACGACCGCTTCCATGATCCGGCAGAGCATGCCGCCACGCTCGCGGCACTTTCCCCGTATCCCTTTTTCGGAGTCCGGGGACAGGCCGAGCGTATCTTCCTTTTCCGGGAAGGCCGCAGCACGGAGGGGTTTCCGAACCCTGTTCATGGGATTTATCTTACGGAGGAGAACTACGTTTACGGCGACCTCTGTCTCAATGCTGAAGGCATGGTTCTCTCCAACGGGGACCTGAGTTATGCCCGCCAACGGGAACATGCCCTGTGTCCCTGCGGGAAACTGATGCAATATCTCCGGATGACCTTGAAAAAGCGTCAAAAAGAAAGATTGTACGAATAA
- a CDS encoding MutS N-terminal domain-containing protein gives MMNDYKIKNILESLKEEVENGKVSLREAAVELHKAGWTNFIDIDATRNLLKTRNVTGNGNVPGVSDMMGKYREMKAAHPDALYIFRNGESCELYEDDAIAASGILGIATAERVDGQGKGVKELRFSFRDLDVYLPKLIRAGNRVAVCEPNQTGSGKRV, from the coding sequence ATGATGAATGATTATAAAATCAAGAACATTCTCGAATCCCTGAAAGAGGAGGTCGAGAACGGGAAGGTATCCCTGCGGGAAGCTGCTGTCGAACTTCATAAAGCCGGCTGGACGAATTTCATCGACATCGACGCCACGAGGAACCTACTGAAGACCCGGAATGTAACGGGGAACGGAAATGTCCCGGGAGTTTCCGACATGATGGGAAAATACCGCGAGATGAAAGCGGCGCACCCGGATGCCCTGTACATTTTCCGAAACGGGGAATCTTGTGAATTGTATGAGGATGATGCCATCGCCGCTTCCGGCATTTTGGGCATTGCCACCGCCGAACGCGTCGACGGGCAAGGGAAAGGCGTCAAGGAACTGCGGTTTTCTTTTCGTGACCTGGACGTGTATCTCCCCAAACTGATACGCGCCGGAAACCGGGTGGCTGTCTGCGAACCGAATCAAACCGGTTCGGGCAAACGAGTTTGA
- a CDS encoding helix-turn-helix domain-containing protein produces MPYKSSGIIISGTQYDRRQKLTPFQKAEIFHRYMTEAVSQRQLAREYGVSRRLITFIVNPESEERNKELLRENKAKGLYKYDRKKHTENIRNHRRYKQRLFQEGKIILKDG; encoded by the coding sequence ATGCCATACAAAAGCTCGGGAATAATCATCAGCGGGACACAATATGACCGCAGGCAGAAGCTCACTCCTTTTCAGAAGGCTGAAATTTTCCACCGTTACATGACAGAAGCTGTCAGCCAGCGCCAGCTTGCCCGGGAATACGGTGTCAGCCGCAGGCTGATAACCTTCATTGTGAACCCAGAAAGCGAAGAGCGGAACAAGGAACTGCTGAGAGAGAACAAGGCAAAAGGCTTGTATAAATATGACCGGAAGAAACATACCGAAAATATACGCAACCACCGTCGTTACAAACAGAGATTATTTCAAGAAGGTAAAATCATACTAAAAGATGGATAG
- a CDS encoding LPD28 domain-containing protein — MITKENIGNETFESMTINDTPALFTDMRIDRNAVPEGLYAYDIRESDDGDRLATIEPTVMVNHGGTILTRKEFITEKDGYVQIDEYGFEASMTLEEWLEENN; from the coding sequence ATGATTACAAAAGAAAACATTGGCAACGAGACCTTTGAGTCTATGACCATCAATGACACGCCTGCATTGTTTACGGATATGCGGATTGACCGGAATGCCGTTCCGGAGGGACTGTACGCATACGATATCCGGGAGTCGGATGACGGGGACCGTCTGGCGACCATCGAACCGACGGTGATGGTAAATCATGGCGGAACCATCCTGACCAGGAAAGAGTTTATCACGGAAAAGGACGGCTATGTACAGATTGACGAATACGGTTTCGAGGCCTCCATGACACTGGAAGAGTGGCTTGAGGAAAACAATTAA
- a CDS encoding MutS N-terminal domain-containing protein: MKKEEIIRRCYGGMKERHGVETIILFHVGDSFEAYFDDAETITRITEVPRFKMTAAGIPAIRISDAALEECRNRLLDAGCKVCVSEVRGVSGRHILKINETNTETGR, from the coding sequence ATGAAAAAGGAAGAGATTATTCGCCGCTGTTACGGCGGCATGAAGGAAAGGCATGGCGTGGAAACCATCATCCTTTTCCATGTCGGAGATTCATTCGAGGCGTATTTTGATGATGCCGAAACGATTACCCGGATCACGGAAGTGCCCCGGTTCAAGATGACGGCGGCAGGTATACCTGCCATCAGGATTTCCGACGCCGCCTTGGAAGAATGTAGAAACCGGTTGCTGGATGCAGGATGCAAGGTATGCGTGTCCGAGGTCCGGGGGGTATCCGGCCGCCACATTCTCAAAATCAATGAAACAAATACGGAAACGGGCCGATGA
- a CDS encoding ribonuclease H family protein produces the protein MKEKPVVGIATDGAHSAKERLTRFRAVDLSSGKELFSKAIGNWTNNIGEFLGIVEAVRYVMEHPESPRTIYSDSITAITWYRNKQTASSRRCPALQKAEIFLKVMEARIKDIEVLHWDNRLWGEIPADFGNK, from the coding sequence ATGAAAGAAAAACCGGTCGTGGGTATTGCGACCGACGGTGCCCATTCTGCAAAAGAGAGGTTGACACGCTTCCGGGCTGTCGACCTCTCTTCAGGAAAAGAACTCTTTTCCAAAGCTATCGGTAACTGGACGAACAATATCGGGGAGTTTCTCGGCATTGTCGAGGCGGTCAGATATGTCATGGAACATCCGGAAAGTCCGCGAACAATCTACTCGGACAGCATTACAGCCATCACGTGGTATCGTAACAAACAGACAGCCTCTTCACGCAGATGCCCGGCATTGCAGAAAGCGGAGATATTCCTCAAAGTGATGGAGGCAAGAATCAAGGACATCGAAGTGCTGCACTGGGACAACCGCCTGTGGGGTGAGATTCCTGCCGACTTCGGAAACAAATAA